The following proteins are encoded in a genomic region of Fundidesulfovibrio soli:
- the yihA gene encoding ribosome biogenesis GTP-binding protein YihA/YsxC: MRKTLQIEKTIYTIADLILPDAPQVALAGRSNVGKSSLVNRLAGRKQLAKTSSTPGKTQSINLYSVAPGAYYLVDLPGYGYAKYSKTERAKWAKLIEKYLTGNRLLHAVAVLLDCRLTPQASDLDMVAWLRAESIPMIGVLTKADKCTQRERQAQKALWTPLLAGAAPVLFSSVTGMGYDDLWARFDAAVGYAPDAEGGPEAAQPTSDDTEPPA, translated from the coding sequence ATGCGCAAGACGCTTCAGATAGAAAAAACCATCTACACCATCGCCGACCTGATCCTGCCCGACGCCCCCCAGGTGGCATTGGCCGGGCGCTCAAACGTGGGCAAGTCCTCGCTGGTGAACAGGCTGGCCGGGCGGAAGCAACTGGCCAAGACCAGCTCCACCCCGGGCAAGACCCAGAGCATCAACCTCTACTCGGTGGCCCCGGGGGCCTACTACCTGGTGGACCTGCCGGGCTACGGCTACGCCAAGTACTCCAAAACGGAGCGCGCCAAGTGGGCGAAGCTGATCGAAAAATATCTCACGGGCAACCGTCTGCTGCACGCCGTGGCCGTCCTGCTGGACTGCAGGCTGACGCCCCAGGCCAGTGACCTGGACATGGTCGCCTGGCTGCGCGCGGAGAGCATCCCCATGATCGGGGTGCTCACCAAGGCCGACAAGTGCACCCAGCGCGAACGCCAGGCCCAAAAGGCGCTGTGGACCCCGCTGCTTGCCGGTGCGGCTCCGGTGCTCTTCTCCTCGGTGACGGGCATGGGCTATGACGATCTCTGGGCGCGCTTCGACGCCGCGGTCGGCTACGCCCCGGACGCGGAAGGCGGCCCAGAGGCGGCCCAACCCACGAGCGATGACACGGAGCCTCCGGCCTGA
- a CDS encoding type II 3-dehydroquinate dehydratase — MTNCRILVVNGPNLGFLGRRQPEIYGSQGMDALGDMLADMMGESAGRIEHSVFQANGEGQIIDRLEQAWRDQIDGIALNAGAYTHTSLALADCLAWIGIPCVEVHLSNILARTDQPLRLQSLIGKSCIGVIAGFGMMSYALAVRALWQHWLTKNT; from the coding sequence ATGACGAATTGCCGCATCCTGGTGGTCAACGGCCCGAACCTGGGTTTCCTGGGCCGCCGCCAGCCCGAGATATACGGCTCGCAGGGCATGGACGCCCTGGGGGACATGCTTGCCGACATGATGGGCGAATCCGCCGGGCGCATCGAGCACAGCGTGTTCCAGGCCAACGGCGAGGGCCAGATCATCGACCGGCTTGAGCAGGCCTGGCGCGACCAGATCGACGGCATCGCGCTCAACGCCGGGGCCTACACCCACACCAGCCTGGCCCTGGCCGACTGCCTGGCCTGGATCGGCATCCCCTGCGTGGAGGTCCACCTTTCCAACATTCTCGCCCGTACGGACCAGCCTCTGCGCCTGCAGAGCCTTATCGGCAAAAGCTGCATCGGAGTGATTGCGGGTTTCGGCATGATGAGCTATGCCCTGGCCGTCCGTGCGCTCTGGCAGCACTGGCTCACAAAAAATACCTGA
- the efp gene encoding elongation factor P has product MLSTTDFRRGLKIELDNIPYEIVDFQHVKPGKGGAFVRTKLRNMLNGRVVENTFRSGEKMGKPDMETRSMQYLYKDGTGFVFMDMESYEQFSVEDDVLGDKGRFLVDGMELTMLMYRGKALDIDLPPSVVLEITHTEPGVKGDTVSGATKPATLSTGLTINVPLFVNEGEKVKVDTRSGEYLGRV; this is encoded by the coding sequence ATGCTTTCCACCACCGACTTCCGCCGCGGCCTCAAGATCGAGCTGGACAACATCCCCTATGAAATCGTGGATTTCCAGCACGTGAAGCCCGGCAAGGGCGGCGCGTTCGTGCGCACGAAGCTTCGCAACATGCTCAACGGCCGCGTGGTCGAGAACACCTTCCGCTCCGGCGAGAAGATGGGCAAGCCGGACATGGAGACCCGCTCCATGCAGTACCTCTACAAGGACGGCACCGGTTTCGTGTTCATGGACATGGAAAGCTACGAGCAGTTCTCCGTGGAGGACGACGTGTTGGGAGACAAGGGCCGCTTCCTGGTGGACGGCATGGAGCTGACCATGCTCATGTACCGCGGCAAGGCCCTGGACATCGACCTGCCTCCCTCCGTGGTGCTGGAGATCACCCACACCGAACCCGGCGTGAAGGGCGACACCGTCTCGGGCGCCACCAAACCCGCCACGCTCTCCACCGGGCTGACCATCAACGTGCCCCTGTTCGTCAACGAAGGCGAAAAGGTGAAAGTGGACACCCGCTCCGGGGAATACCTGGGCCGCGTATAG
- a CDS encoding DNA translocase FtsK — METTRAELTTEARKILDELTGVALFFLALFFALALFSFDPLDPSLNQTSIKGREVANMTGVVGAYLAGILCDLFGLAAYFVPALIGYAGVRRLFPLMGITRRHWAGLFGLFVAVLICLGSDWPGPGLALGKLEGGGWLGGAFYRLGAKLIHPVGMYLLVTFLGIVSVQLLLGISWDSQRVRVHAFFADIWEVIGPSVTRFLFGPGKQEREELTEERKRAMEAMEQGELFPDASDPDAVHEVKPQAKAQRREPAKPKAQPRQAARNSFASGDLPALDLLTPPPAQAGGPSEESLRAQAASLTTCLADFGIQGEVMRIVPGPVVTMFEFKPAPGVKVSRIAGLSNDIALAMKALAVRIEAPIPGKDTVGVEIPNAKRQTVYLREILQAEPFTGSASRLTLSIGKDIQGRPFVADLARMPHLLVAGATGSGKSVCINGILLSILYKAQPDEVKLLLIDPKRIELAVYADLPHLVHPVVTDMAMAKSALDWCVAEMDRRYEAMALLGVRNLDGYNEKVAKSGGEPQPDGTVLEPMPYLVLIIDELADLMMTAAKEVEISIVRLAQLARAAGIHMILATQRPSVDVVTGLIKANFPTRIAFQVTSRHDSRTILDTVGAEHLLGRGDMLFKPSGGKMTRMHGAFVSDEETAHVVDYWKDRQAPSYLMDLGSWKDDAQDDGSGLGGGDGGGDSLNDPVYPQALDFVMEQGKASISLIQRRFRIGFNRAARFIEQMERDGLLGPADGSKPRVVLRGKD; from the coding sequence ATGGAAACGACACGAGCGGAGCTTACTACGGAAGCCAGAAAGATTCTGGATGAACTCACAGGGGTGGCGCTATTCTTCCTGGCGCTGTTCTTCGCCCTGGCGCTGTTCTCCTTCGACCCCCTCGACCCCTCCCTGAACCAGACCTCCATCAAGGGGCGGGAGGTGGCCAACATGACCGGCGTGGTGGGAGCCTACCTGGCGGGCATCCTCTGCGACCTCTTCGGCCTGGCGGCCTATTTCGTGCCTGCGCTGATCGGCTACGCGGGCGTGCGCAGGCTCTTCCCGCTCATGGGCATCACCCGCAGACACTGGGCGGGGCTCTTCGGCCTGTTTGTGGCCGTGCTCATCTGCCTCGGGTCGGACTGGCCCGGGCCCGGGCTGGCCCTGGGCAAGCTCGAAGGGGGAGGCTGGCTCGGCGGGGCCTTCTACCGCCTGGGCGCCAAGCTCATCCACCCCGTGGGCATGTACCTGCTGGTCACCTTTCTGGGCATCGTCTCCGTGCAACTGCTCCTGGGCATCTCCTGGGACAGCCAGCGCGTGCGCGTCCACGCCTTCTTCGCGGACATCTGGGAGGTGATAGGCCCCTCGGTCACTCGCTTCCTGTTCGGCCCCGGCAAGCAGGAGCGCGAGGAGCTCACCGAGGAGCGCAAACGGGCCATGGAGGCCATGGAGCAGGGAGAGCTGTTCCCGGACGCCTCGGACCCGGACGCCGTGCATGAGGTGAAACCCCAGGCCAAAGCCCAGCGGCGCGAGCCCGCCAAGCCCAAAGCCCAGCCCAGGCAAGCCGCGCGCAATTCTTTCGCCTCGGGCGACCTGCCCGCGCTGGACCTGCTCACGCCCCCGCCCGCCCAGGCCGGAGGCCCCAGCGAGGAGTCCCTGCGCGCCCAGGCCGCCAGCCTGACCACCTGCCTGGCCGATTTCGGCATCCAGGGCGAGGTGATGCGCATCGTGCCCGGCCCGGTGGTCACCATGTTCGAGTTCAAGCCCGCGCCGGGCGTGAAGGTCAGCCGCATCGCGGGCCTCTCCAACGACATCGCCCTGGCCATGAAGGCCCTGGCCGTGCGCATCGAGGCCCCCATCCCCGGCAAGGACACCGTGGGCGTGGAGATACCCAACGCCAAGCGCCAGACCGTCTACCTGCGGGAGATTTTGCAGGCCGAGCCGTTCACGGGCTCCGCCTCCCGGCTGACGCTCTCCATCGGCAAGGACATCCAGGGCCGCCCCTTCGTGGCCGACCTGGCCCGCATGCCCCACCTGCTGGTGGCGGGCGCCACGGGCAGCGGCAAGAGCGTGTGCATCAACGGCATCCTGCTCTCCATCCTCTACAAGGCCCAGCCCGACGAGGTGAAGCTGCTGCTCATCGACCCCAAGCGCATCGAGCTGGCCGTCTACGCGGATCTGCCGCACCTGGTGCACCCCGTGGTCACGGACATGGCCATGGCCAAGTCCGCCCTGGACTGGTGCGTGGCCGAGATGGACCGCCGCTACGAGGCCATGGCCCTGCTCGGCGTGCGCAACCTGGACGGCTACAACGAGAAGGTGGCCAAATCCGGCGGCGAACCCCAACCGGACGGAACGGTGCTCGAGCCCATGCCCTACCTGGTGCTCATCATCGACGAACTGGCCGACCTGATGATGACCGCCGCCAAGGAGGTGGAGATCTCCATCGTGCGCCTGGCCCAGTTGGCGCGCGCGGCGGGCATCCACATGATCCTGGCCACCCAGCGCCCCAGCGTGGACGTTGTCACCGGCCTGATCAAGGCCAACTTCCCAACGCGCATCGCCTTCCAGGTGACCAGCCGCCACGACTCCCGCACCATCCTGGACACCGTGGGCGCGGAGCACCTGTTGGGGCGCGGCGACATGCTGTTCAAGCCCAGCGGCGGCAAGATGACGCGCATGCACGGGGCCTTCGTCTCCGACGAGGAGACCGCCCATGTTGTGGACTACTGGAAGGATCGCCAGGCCCCCAGCTACCTCATGGACCTTGGCAGCTGGAAGGACGACGCCCAGGACGACGGCTCCGGCCTCGGAGGCGGCGATGGGGGAGGGGACTCGCTGAACGACCCCGTTTACCCCCAGGCCCTGGACTTCGTGATGGAGCAGGGCAAGGCCTCCATTTCACTCATCCAGAGGCGCTTCCGCATCGGTTTCAACAGGGCTGCGCGCTTCATCGAGCAGATGGAACGCGACGGGCTGCTGGGCCCGGCGGACGGCAGCAAGCCCCGCGTGGTGCTCAGGGGCAAGGATTAG